In Deinococcus fonticola, the DNA window AACACGCTTTTCTCGATGGTCACGTCACCGACGCTCAGGGTGGTGCGGCGCAGCGCCGCGATGTCGCCGCCCAGCGGGGCCAGCGGGAAGTTCACGCTTGTCAGGCCGCGCACCTGCACGGTCTGGGTGCCGCTCAGGCCGCCGTCCTGCGGCACCTGCAAGGGCGGGGAGGGCGTGGTGTTGGGGTCGAGGCGCAGCGCCCAGGTGCCAAAAGGCACGTTGGAAAAGTGGTAGCGCCCGGCCCGGTCGGTCAGGGCCAGCCGCCCGCTCGCCAGGATCACGCGGGCACGCTCGACGGGTGTGTCGAGGCCGGCGTCGTACAGGCCGTTACGGTTGCGATCCACGAACACCGTGCCGATCAGGTCGCCCAGCGGGGCGAATTTCAGCGGGTCAAGGCGAATGGTGCGCTGGGCGTGGTTGCTGGCGATGGCCCGCGCCGCGCCGCCCGCGCCGACACCCACGACCTGCACCTCGTTCAGCAGGCTGGTGGTGGCGTCGGGCGTAACCCGCATGTCGTACTTGATCACGACCTGCCCACCTGCCGGAATGGTGCCGACCTGCCACTGCAGACTGTCCGTTCGGGTGGGGTCTTGCAGGGCCTGGCCGTCCAGCGTACTGCTGCCCGCCAGGTACTGCAGGCCCTGGGCGGGCGTGTCGGTCACGACGGCGCTCTCAATCGCGGTGGTGGCCGAGGTGTTCTTGATGGTCAGGGTGTACGTGACTCTGTCGCCGTACGTCACGGTGTCGCTGGATACGGTTTTTTGCACGTTGAGGGCCGCATTCCACACCGGGGTGCTGACCTCGTTGCTGCTCAGCGGGGTGGTGAACTCGGTGGAGGTCAGGTTGAAGATGTTTTTCAGGGCTTCGCCGTCCACGGCGCGGGCACTGACACGGGTCACGATGGTCAGCGTGCGGGTTTCGCCGGCGGCCAGTGTCCCCAGGTTCCAGGTCACGGTCTGAGCGCCCGCTTCGCCGCGGACTGTTCCGCCATTCGAGGCCCCTGTCACCTCAAGGTGGGCAGCCACCGGATCGCTGATCACCACGCTATTCAGGGGGCGCGGGTAGGGATTGTGCACGCTGAGGGTGTAGGTGATGGTGTCGCCCACCGCCACGGTCGCGCCGCCCGCGATGGCGCGGGGCTGTCCGCTGGCGTCTTTGCCAGTCGCGGCGTAGGTCTTCTTCAGTTCGGGCAGACCGCTTTGAATGTCACTGACGCGGTCTTTGGTGGTGTTGCGGGTGCCGCGTGCGCCGCTGGCAGTGATCAGGGCTTCCAGCGCGCCCGTCTGGGTGGGCGTGTAACACACCCGCACCAGCGCCGTCTGATTCGGGTCGAGCGGCAGGGGTTGCGCCAGCGCCTGGCCGTCCGCGCCGTACAGGTTGACCTTCGCGCCGCCCTGCGGGTACGTGACCGTGATGGTAAAGGTGTCGCGCACGTCCCCGGTGTTCTGAAGGGTGTGGTCGAAGCACACCTGCTGGCCCACCACCGCGAAGGGCCGGGTCTGGGTGTCGGCGGGCGTGCCCTCGGGGGCCTGCGGTTGCCCCAGCGGACCGATCGCCACGCCCGGCTGATAACGCACATCTACCTGCGCGGTGGCCGCGACGCTGCTGCGGCCCGTGTCGGCGGTGGCGACGTTTTCGATGACCTTGCCGTCGGCACTCTCGGCGGCCCGCATGCGGAAGGTCAGGGTAAGGTGCCCAGCCGGCGCCAGGCTGCCGACCCGCACCCGCACACCACGCACCGGCTGGGTTTCGGCGCTGCTCCAGCTGTGGCCGTCGCTGGTGTACTCCAGCGTGCCCACGCTGGCGCGGGCGCTGCCACTCACGTAACTCAGGCCCTGTGCCAGTTGCCCGGCCAGCAGGTCGGTCAGCACCACCTCACGGCTCTCTCCCTGGCCCTCGTTGCTGGTGCTGACTTCCACGGTGGTTTCCGCGCCCGGTTTCAGCAGGGCCGGCGTAAAGGTCTTATGGATTGTCAGCACCGGGGGCGGGCTGAGGCTAACCATACCGGTCGCCGAGGCGCCCGCCCCAGTCCCGCCGCAGGAGGTGACCAGGTTGATCAGCGCGTCCCCCAGGGCCACGGCACTAGTCTGCACCACCACCAGCAGCTGGGCCTCGGCGTCGGGGGCCAGGGTCACGCTGCTGACCGGTCCTTCCCCGACATCCGGAAGGCCATTGCGGTTCAAGTCCTGGTAAAGCTTCAGGGTGGGGCTGGGGGTCATGCCGGTGCTGAACACGTTCAGGGGCAGGGTGGCCGACGCGTTGCCGGCGTTGGTCAAGGTGAAGCGCAGGGTGGTCTGTTCGCCCGGCAGGAGAGCGGCTTCGGGGCTGCCTGACGGAGTGACACTGACGGCGCACACCGCCTGCACGGTGGTGTAGACCGCGTTGCTCTGCACCGACGACACGCCCTTGTCCCGGGGCGTAAACGTGGCGCTGGACTGGTTAACGATCACCGTGCCAGCGGGCGTGCTGGCCGCCAGGGCCGGGAACGCGGCAGCAAGCACGCCGGTCAGCAGAGCAACTTTGCGGGGGTGAAAACGGGTCACGGGCCTTCTCCTTGAATCGCGGCGCAAGCGGCGTGAGGGGTGGGGGAAGCAGGGTCTCGGAAAACAGGCACTCAAATGTGCCGGAACTCAAAAAAGGAAGTCTGGTGTTAGAAGGGGGCGCACCTGCCCCTGTAGGCAAGGTGCGCCCGGAAAAAGCTCAGTTGACCTTGACGGTAAAGACCAGTTCCATGGTCGAGCCGGCGGGCAGCGCGTCAGGAATGTTGTCGCTGTCGGTATCGGCGGCCACGGCGATGCTGGTGCCAGCGGGCGTGCCGACGGTGGGGGCCGTGGTCGACCAGGTGCCGGCACCGACCTTGTAGATCACGCGGCTGACGGCGGCGCCGTTGACAGTGAGCACCGCACCCTGGAAGGTGGTGTTGGTGGGCACACTGTCGTTCAGGGCGAAGTTGGCGACAGGCGCGTTGTAGTTGTTCTTTCCGATGATCTGGTAGACGATGTTCGTGCCGGGCAGGGCGCTGGTGTTGTTGGCGGTGTAGTTCTGCGGATTGTTGATTCCCGCGTAGGGGGTGCTGCCGGCGCTGGTCTTGCCGTCCTGCACAAACTTGGCCATGGCCACGTTGCCCACCGCGCCGACCTTGATCACTTCGTTGAGGTCGGTCATGGTAATGGTGCTGTAGTTGCCGACGGCCTGCTGTTTGATGGTGTAGTTGCCGGCGACGGTGCCGGTGGGCACGGTCACCACGGCGTACACCACGATCTCCTGACCGGCGGGAACCACCGGGGTCACGAACTTGCCCGCACCGTTGGTGGGCAGCGCCACGCCGCTGCTGTCCACGTAGCTGATGGTCGCGCCGGCGGGCAGGCCGGCCACCGTGGCCGACAGGGTGTAGCTGTCGTTGTACTGGCCCATGTTGGCCACGTCCTTCGCGAAGACGGCCACGTTATCGGTGCTCAGGTTCGGGTCGGTGCTGATGGTGGTGTTGCCACTGGGTACCACCTGTTGCACTGTGGAGGGGGTAGGCACAGCGCCCAGGGTGCTGGTGCCGTTGGTGTTACCGAACTGCGCGGCGGCAGGCAGGATGACGTCCGTGGTGGTGGCGTCAGCGTTGATGTCGGCGTCGTTCAGTGAGTCCGCGCCCACCACGATGGTGATGGCGTTGGTCAGCAGGTTGTCGTTGGCGTCGGGGGTGATGACCTGCGTGCGGAACACGGCGCTGCCGCCGGCCGGGACGGTCAGGGTGGGGTAGGTGGCCCCACTGGCGACGGGGATAGCGGCGTTGGTGTTCGGCGCCAGGAAGATGACCTGAATCCCGCTGGGCAGGGTAAAGACGCCGGTACTGGCGTCGAAGGTCGTGCCGGCCAGCAGTTTGCCGTCGGGGCCGGCGGGGTACAGTTGCACCTGGTCGCTGACCGCGCCGGTGTTCTTGACGTCGTTGGTGAAGTTGATGATATCGGCGTTGCCGGGCTGGTCGTTGGTCTGGCCGGCGGTGGGGACGGTGGTGGGGTTGTTGTCCGCGTCCGCCTTGGGGTAGGCAATCTGCTTGTTGCCGGTCAGGTCGGGCACGATGGGCGTGCCGCCGGAGGTGGGGTCGCCGGGGTTGCTGGGCGTGGACAGGTAGCCCTGGGCGGGGTTGGTGGGGTTGGGGGTGTTGGGGGTGTTGGCGGTCACGGTGGGCACCTGCACCGTTCCCAGGGTGGGCGGCGTGACGGCGGTGGTGCCGTCGGGAGCGGTGGGGTTGGGCGTGTTGGGGTCGTTGGGCGTGGCGCTCAGCGAGGGGTTGAAGGTGGTCAGCTTCACGAACTGGAGGTCGGCGCCCTGGGCGGGTGTGCCGTTGACCGTGGTGTTGCCGTTGATGGTGGTCACGGTCTGGTTCTCGTACAGCTTGCTGCCGGTAGGAATACCGTTCTGTCCGGTGGCGGTGCCCGTGCCGCCCACGGCCCCTTCAGGCGAAGCGCCGTAAGTGGTGTTGGCGGGGGCGTTGACGGGCAGGGTGATGACCTGGGTGATCTTGACCATCCCGGCCGCGCCGGCAGGCAGGGTCACGGTGTAGGTGGTGACGCCGCCGGTGGTGCTGGAGGGCAGGGCATTACCGCTGGCGTCCAGGTAGGTGACGGTCGCGCCGCTGGCACTGCCACTGGTGTTGGCGGTGACCTGCACGGTCAGGGGAGTGTTGCCGTTGTTGACCACGTAGTAGTCGGTGCTGTTGCTCTGGCCGGGGGTGGCGTTGGTGACGGTCTTGGTGGTGTTGCCCAGAGTATTGCCGTCGTTGGTGCCGTCGGCGTACACGATGTCGAAGCCGGGCAGGGGCAGCACGACGGTATCGACGGTGTTGGACTGCACCGGAGTGGCCGCCGTATTGGTGGCGGGATCGGTGAAGGTGGCGGTGGCGGTGTTGCTGATGGTCACGCCCGCGCCGGTGCTGGTGGTGTTGGGGGCGGGGGGGGCAGCGGAGGCGGCGCCAGCGGCCAGGGCGGTCATCAGGGCGAGCAGTTTGGGGTTCAGTTTCATGGGCTTGTTCCTCCGGGGAAATCCTTGGGCGATCTTGACCTGCAGCTTTTTTATTGGACTTGGTCTAACAACACCCTGACTTGCGGCTCTCAGGAGTGTTTGCCCTTATCTGGAGCGCAGGGCAAGCGGGCAACACTCTTATGCCCTGTCTGAACGCCGAATCCTGAGGTGAAGGGCGGCTCAGTGCCTTGCAGCGAGGCTCAAGCTAAGGCAATAGCCCTTACATCGGCCTTAAGCCAGAATGCCCCCAACGGGTGGAAAAAGGCGGCCAAGCGCCCACTTTTCACCTGAGACAACTCAGGAATGAAGGAGGTAGATCAGAAAAAGCAGCGTCACGGAAGCGCTTCCGCAGTTCCACCCATTTCTTACAGTGATGAGGGCAGCTTTAATCTAACCTCAAACTAAATTCCCCCAAATGGGGGTTAAACGACACCTGTCTGTCCGAATATACGGGCCAG includes these proteins:
- a CDS encoding isopeptide-forming domain-containing fimbrial protein, which gives rise to MTRFHPRKVALLTGVLAAAFPALAASTPAGTVIVNQSSATFTPRDKGVSSVQSNAVYTTVQAVCAVSVTPSGSPEAALLPGEQTTLRFTLTNAGNASATLPLNVFSTGMTPSPTLKLYQDLNRNGLPDVGEGPVSSVTLAPDAEAQLLVVVQTSAVALGDALINLVTSCGGTGAGASATGMVSLSPPPVLTIHKTFTPALLKPGAETTVEVSTSNEGQGESREVVLTDLLAGQLAQGLSYVSGSARASVGTLEYTSDGHSWSSAETQPVRGVRVRVGSLAPAGHLTLTFRMRAAESADGKVIENVATADTGRSSVAATAQVDVRYQPGVAIGPLGQPQAPEGTPADTQTRPFAVVGQQVCFDHTLQNTGDVRDTFTITVTYPQGGAKVNLYGADGQALAQPLPLDPNQTALVRVCYTPTQTGALEALITASGARGTRNTTKDRVSDIQSGLPELKKTYAATGKDASGQPRAIAGGATVAVGDTITYTLSVHNPYPRPLNSVVISDPVAAHLEVTGASNGGTVRGEAGAQTVTWNLGTLAAGETRTLTIVTRVSARAVDGEALKNIFNLTSTEFTTPLSSNEVSTPVWNAALNVQKTVSSDTVTYGDRVTYTLTIKNTSATTAIESAVVTDTPAQGLQYLAGSSTLDGQALQDPTRTDSLQWQVGTIPAGGQVVIKYDMRVTPDATTSLLNEVQVVGVGAGGAARAIASNHAQRTIRLDPLKFAPLGDLIGTVFVDRNRNGLYDAGLDTPVERARVILASGRLALTDRAGRYHFSNVPFGTWALRLDPNTTPSPPLQVPQDGGLSGTQTVQVRGLTSVNFPLAPLGGDIAALRRTTLSVGDVTIEKSVFAVDGGYVVTLKINSPRDLPDFVLDDPLPGGATLKEGRNTLGTSLRAGETILTYRFEWNGPASAATTDPVVRRY
- a CDS encoding beta strand repeat-containing protein; protein product: MKLNPKLLALMTALAAGAASAAPPAPNTTSTGAGVTISNTATATFTDPATNTAATPVQSNTVDTVVLPLPGFDIVYADGTNDGNTLGNTTKTVTNATPGQSNSTDYYVVNNGNTPLTVQVTANTSGSASGATVTYLDASGNALPSSTTGGVTTYTVTLPAGAAGMVKITQVITLPVNAPANTTYGASPEGAVGGTGTATGQNGIPTGSKLYENQTVTTINGNTTVNGTPAQGADLQFVKLTTFNPSLSATPNDPNTPNPTAPDGTTAVTPPTLGTVQVPTVTANTPNTPNPTNPAQGYLSTPSNPGDPTSGGTPIVPDLTGNKQIAYPKADADNNPTTVPTAGQTNDQPGNADIINFTNDVKNTGAVSDQVQLYPAGPDGKLLAGTTFDASTGVFTLPSGIQVIFLAPNTNAAIPVASGATYPTLTVPAGGSAVFRTQVITPDANDNLLTNAITIVVGADSLNDADINADATTTDVILPAAAQFGNTNGTSTLGAVPTPSTVQQVVPSGNTTISTDPNLSTDNVAVFAKDVANMGQYNDSYTLSATVAGLPAGATISYVDSSGVALPTNGAGKFVTPVVPAGQEIVVYAVVTVPTGTVAGNYTIKQQAVGNYSTITMTDLNEVIKVGAVGNVAMAKFVQDGKTSAGSTPYAGINNPQNYTANNTSALPGTNIVYQIIGKNNYNAPVANFALNDSVPTNTTFQGAVLTVNGAAVSRVIYKVGAGTWSTTAPTVGTPAGTSIAVAADTDSDNIPDALPAGSTMELVFTVKVN